The DNA segment TCAGCCGTTTTTCACTGTCCTCCAGAAAACGTGCCAGATCTACCGCCGGCATCAGCGACGTTGGTCCGTTGCTGCCGTCAATCACTAGCCATTTGGGCTCGGATTTCAGAATCTTGCGGGCTTGCTGAGGCGTCAGCCTGCGTTGAATACGGAGGATACTCTTATCCATGATGGCCGCCACCGATACCCGCCGCAATGCCTGAATGACCGGAGAGTTGTGATAGCTTAGGCCCTGAGACTTGAGAATGGTCAAAAATAGTGATTTACAGCCAAACGCTTCGCTAGTGACCAAGCTCGACGTGGTAATGATCAGCATTCCCGGCAGGATAATGTTGGGGTTACGGGTTAACTCCATCAAGGCCATCAGTGCCGCAAGCGGCGCCTGTAATACGGCGCCCATCATGGCGCCCATGCCTAACATGGCGTAAAAACCCACCGATGATGCCAGTTCTGGCGCAATTTTTGCGCCAATCAAGCCCATGGCGCCGCCCAGGGTGGCGCCCATAAAGACCGTGGGGCCAATCACCCCGCTGGGCATTCCCAGGCCTATGGTTGTAGAGGTAATCAGCAGTTTGGCTATCCCTGCGACCAGTAGCAGCCAGAACCCCAGCTGACCGTGAATAGTATCATTAACAGTGTCGTAGCCAATGCCCATGGTCTGCGGAATCAGCAGAGCAAAGGGCACCATCAATAGCCCAGCCACACACAGGCGCAGCAGCACCGGGCGTTGATGAAAACGGCCCATCACATCCACCAGCTTGATAAACATCGCGGCTGCCACACCAATGATGACGGCGATCACCAGAATCCAGGGTATTTCCAACAATGAATTCATGGTCAGCGCTGGCACACTGAAGGCGGGTTCGGAGCTGTACACCATCTGATTCACCACAGCCGCGCTCACCGCGGCTAGAATAATAGGGGTGAATCCAGCCATTGTGTATTCCATCATCACCACTTCCATCGCGAAGATTACTCCGGAAATGGGCGTGTTGAACGAGGCCGAGATGGCGGCCGCACAGCCACAGGCAACCAGGGTACGAATGCTGTTGTTGGGTAGCCGCATCCATTGGCCCATCAGGCTCGAAAAAGCCGCGCCCAAATGCACCGCAGGGCCCTCGCGGCCCGCCGATTGGCCACTGACAACGGTCAGTACCCCGCACACAAACTGCACAATGGCGCTGCGCAGGGAAATGTACCCTTGATGATAATTCAGGCGCTCCATCACATGAACGATGCCGACTTTGCGGTCGTGAATCGCCAAGCGATGCAGCATTAAACCCAACGTTAGAGCACCGGCGAGTGGCAGCAGTCCGCGAGTGATAATGTGCAGTTGCTCGAAAGATTCGAAACTATCACCTGGCAAAAAGTAACCCAGCGGCCATTCGATCGCCTGTCGGAATAGCAGTATCACCACGCCAGTCACTAAACCGGACAGCAGGCCCAGCACGGCCAGTTGAGGTAGCGCGTCTGCCCCGGATAACCGGCGTCGGAAACTGGCTTTCATTTTCGCCATTAGCGGGCGTGCGGAACGGATCATAAGGGGTGCATGCGGGGCCTGAGCCGGTTGATGATTCTTATGCCGGTACTAATCCGGCGCAGACTGTCTTGGGTATTGTAGCCACCCTTGTCAGGGCTGCAATAAGGGGGTGGCTTATCATGATAGAATATTGGCTAAAAATGCAATTTCAGGAAACAGACGAGTGGGAGCTTATACGTGATTAAAGTAGGTATTGTAGGTGGCACCGGATACACCGGCGTTGAATTGCTGAGGGTTCTGGCGGTGCATCCCCAGGCACAATTGCATTGTATTACCTCGCGTTCGGAAGCCGGTATCCCCGTTTCTGATCTTTACCCAAATCTGCGCGGCCACTTTGATCTGGCGTTTTCAGAACCCGATGTTGCCGTACTTTGCCAATGCGATCTGGTGTTTTTTGCCACGCCACACGGTGTAGCCATGCGAATGGTGCCGGAGTTAATGGCAGCGGGTGTGCGCGTTGTGGATTTGTCGGCCGATTTTCGCTTGAAAAATCTGGACGTTTGGGCAAAGTGGTATGGGATGCCTCACGAGAGTCCAGAGTGGGCGGGAAAAGCCGTTTACGGTCTGCCTGAAGTGGTGCGTAGTGAACTCCATGGTGCACAGCTGGTGGCTAACCCCGGCTGTTATCCTACTGCGGTGCAATTGGGTTTTCTGCCTTTGCTGGAAAACAAGCTGGTAGACAGCTCCCGCTTAATTGCCGATGCCAAATCGGGCTCGAGTGGTGCGGGCCGTCAGGCCAGCGTAGGTATGTTGCATGGCGAGGTGGGTGAAAGTTTCAAGGCCTATGGCGCGTCTGGCCATCGCCACCTGCCGGAAATTCGCCAAGGCCTAAGCCAGGCCGCAGGAACCGCGGTGGGCGTTACATTTGTGCCGCACTTGGTGCCGATGATTCGCGGCATAGAGGCGACGCTTTACGCTGAATTGCATAACGTAGGCGATTTTGACAGGCTGCAGGAATTGTACGAAGAGCGTTATCGCGATGAGCCCTTTGTGGATGTAATGCCGTTTGGCAGTCACCCGGAAACCCGCAGTGTGCGCGGCGCGAATCACTGTCGCATGGCGCTGCACCGCCAGGAAAACAGCAACGTGGTTATTGTTACCTCGGTGATTGATAACCTGGTGAAGGGTGCTGCCGGTCAGGCCGTACAGAATATGAACGTCATGTTTGGCCTCCCCGAAATAATGGGCCTGGAAGCGCCAGCCATGCTGCCATGAGCGCCGTAACCGCTTTAAAAAGAGCTGCTGGCGCGGTGCTCAAGGGTGGTTAACTCCGCCCTTCAAACAACCAAAACTGCAGGTGTTGGCTGGCGCTGGTTGATGTTGGCGCTAATGTGCGGGACGTTTTTGGCCGGCGGCTACTGGGCCGGTGTGCAGCACGGCACTGGTAGTGAACGTGCGCGCCTGGGCCAGGTTAAAGTTGAACGTGACCAGTTAGAAGCGTCTGCGACAGAGCTACGCAAACAGTATCAGGTAGCGCGGCAGCAAAAAATAAGTTTGGAGCGTGGGCGGGCGATTGACGAGCAAGCGTTGAGCCAGGCTCGGCAGAGCCTTGTGGCGCTGGAAACCAGTAATGCCCAGTTACGTTTGGACCTGGGTTTTTATAAAAAAATCATGGCTCCGGCAAGCGTGGCCAAAGGCTTACAGATTGACCGCCTGAGTATTGATAAAACCCCCGAAGGCGGTTTCAATTTTCGGCTGGTGCTGACCCAGGTTGGTAACAACAAACTCTATCAGTCGGGCGTGGTAGCCGTGAATCTGTTGGCCCAGCCCGGTGATAGTGCAGAGGCAATCCGGCTGCGTGATGTATCGCCACAGATTGATGATGTGGGTGTTAAGTTCCGTTTTCGCTATTTTCAGGACATTAAGGTTTCACTCACGTTGCCCGATGGGTTTGAGCCTCTGGAGGTGCAAGTAGTAGCGCAGCCAAAAGGTAAAGAAACCGTAAACGTCCAGCGTACTTTTTTATGGAGCAAACTGGTGGCGAACTAGCCCGCGGACAGAGGCATCGCGCTGCGCAATATTTGCGTTCTGGTAATAGTTGATTGTTTTAGTCAGGAATACGATAATAATTGAAATTCAGCCAACATTCCGGAGGGGAACTTGAGCGTAGTTCAGCAACAGGTATCAGCCCCGCTGTTTTTCAGTAACAGTGCGGCGGCCAAAGCCAAAGAGCTTATTGATGAAGAAGGCAACGCCGACCTCAAGTTGCGGGTGTATGTAACCGGTGGGGGGTGTTCTGGCTTTCAGTATGGGTTTTCATTCGATGACGCCCAAGACGATGAAGACACAATTATCGAGCGCGACGGTGTGAAACTACTGGTAGACCCGATGAGTTATCAGTATCTGGTAGGTTCTACAGTCGATTATCTGGAAGGTCTACAGGGATCACAGTTTGTGGTGAACAACCCCAACGCCAGCTCCACTTGCGGCTGCGGCAGTTCCTTCTCCATCTAAATCTAACTGGCTGTTGGCGTTGTTTACTAGCTGCCAGCATTGAGTGATGAGCTGTCGGAACGCGGCATTCATTAGGCCGGGTAGATGGCCCCCAACACTCTCGGCCCGCTGGCGCCGGTCACTTCTGGCAGATTGCCACTCAGCCCCAGAACGGTGCGACGAGCTAACCAGGCAAATCCTGCGGGTTCGACCCATTGCGGGTCGAGTCCCAGTTCCTCAGTGCTGTACACCTCAGCCGGGCTAAGCGCCCGAGCAAGTTCGCGCATCAACACGGGGTTCAGTGCCCCGCCGCCACACACATACACCGTAAATGCCGCCGATTGTGGCATCTGCTGAGCAATACTGAGCACCGTAAGCTGTAACAGTGTGCGCTGCACATCTGAGGCAAGTAAGTCTGGGTAACGTTGCAGCCGAGTTTTTATCCAGCCTAGATTAAAACGTTCTTTGCCGGTACTTTTTGGTGCCGGGCTTGCAAAGTAGGCGTCAGTAAACAGATCGCCAAGCAGCGCCTCGTTGACAATACCTTCTTCGGCCAAGCGGCCATCACAGTCAAAATGACGGCCAGTCTGGTCGGCACACCAAGCATCTAACAAGGCATTGGCTGGACCTGTATCAAAGCCGTAAACGCTTCCTGTTCCAACTCTCGGTAGCCAAGTGATATTAGCAATGCCGCCCAAATTGATGATGCAGCGGTCTTCCTCTACGCTGCTGAAGAATGACTGGTGAAACAGTGGCATCAGCGGCGCGCCTTGCCCACCAGCGGCCATGTCGCGGCGACGAAAATCGGCAACGGTCGCGACTCCGGTGTACTCGGCGATGATGTTTGGGTTAGCAATTTGCAGGGAAAATGGCGCGCTACCGCTAGGCTGGTGGCGTATTGTTTGGCCATGGCTGCCCACCGCGCCAATACTCTCTAAAGGTGTGCCGGACTGCTGAATAACGGCGTTTGCAGCCTTGGCAAACAACTGGCCCGTCAGCGTATCCAGCTCACCCAACTCATCGGGTGTCGCGTGATTCTGGGCGGCCAGTTCTAGCCTGGCTCGAAGTTCGGCGGGGTAGGCCAGGGTGTGGCGGGCGTGAAATTCTATGGTGTTGGTTTCAAATGACACCAGCACGGCGTCTATACCGTCCATGCTGGTGCCTGACATTAGCCCTATCCAGGCGGTCATGTTTACTTCCCTGAAGCCAGAGTCAAAGGCAGTTTTTCATTACCGCGTAAGTCGTCTAGCTGTGCCAGCTGTTGCTGAGTGAATTTCTCGAAGCGGGCCAGTTCGGTTTTTGGAATAGGCTTGGCGTCTGGCAACTTAACGGTGCGTGAGTTGCGCGGTGCACCGTTAACCCGGAATTCATAGTGCAAGTGCGGGCCTGTGACCATGCCGGAAGAGCCAACGTAACCGATGGTTTCACCTTGCTTAACTCGCCCGCCATTTTTGATGCCCCTGGCAAGTTTGCTCATGTGGGCATACAACGTTGTAATATTATCGCCGTGTGACAATACAACCGTACGGCCGTAACCGCCTTTCCAGCCGGCAAATTTGATTCGCCCGTTGCCTACCGCTTTAATAGGTGTTCCTGGGGGGGCTGCATAGTCGGTGCCTTCGTGAGGCCTGACGACATCTAACACTGGATGCCGACGCTGCAAATTAAAGGGTGATGAAACCCGGGCGTTTAGCGGCACGCGCAAAAAGGCTTTGCGCATACTGCTGCCAGTGGGGCTGTAGTAATCGGTTTCACCCCGAGCGTCTGTGTACAGCATGGCGATGTTGTCTTCGCCGCGATTAACGAAGTTCGCCGACAGGATGCGTCCGCTGCCAAACTTCTCGCCGTCTAGATACAGCTCTTCGTACACCACCTCAAAGCGATCGCCTTTGCGCACGTCGTATACAAAATCGATGTCCCAGCCAAAGATGCCAGCCATTTCCATGGTCAGCCGGTCGTCCATACCGGCAGCGCGGGCCGCCAGGTAAAGGGAGCCATCGATGGTGCCACTAGTAAAAGCTGTTTGCACTTCAGGCTTGCGAACAACCTTTTTGCCAACGAACCCGTCTTCACCGTGGGTAATGCTTAGGCTTTCTAATTTGCTTCGCTGCAGTTCGATCCCGGCAAGGGATCCTTCAGAATCTGTGGCAAAACGGAGGGTCTCGCCGGCGTAAAGGCGCTGCAGTTTCTTGGCTTCGCCTGTTCCATGAATAACCGACAGCATAATGCCATCATTAAAGCCGGCCTTTTTGAACAGAGACGACAAAGTGTCACCCGAACGAACATCAAACGATTGCACGTCTATGGCCGGCTTGCCTGGGCCAGGGAGAAGGGCTTCGGCTGCAAGCGCGGTCGAAGGCGCGACGGCAGTTGTCAGATTTGAATTTACGTTGGTTGCGGTGTTCGATGCTTGGGTTGCTTTTGCTTGTGCCCCAGGCACTAACAATGTTGGTAGCGCAGGAGGAGAAGTAACAACGGTAGTGGCTGCGCCCGATTCAAGATCAAGCGTGATGGACATGCGCTTGGCTTCTACATCTGCACTCGGGCTCATCATCATAGCAGTGGTAACAACAACGGTGGCTGCTGCTGCGATGGTAATGTGCGTCTTGGGGAATGTTTTAAACACGTATTTCACCCGTTTAAGTCGATATTTCGGCCGCTTGTGCCGCTGTATTAAATCTGATTTTAATAGTCTGACTGATAGATTACCGTATAAGAATCATCGGCAACAGACGTCAACATTACAGTTGCGGTGTTTGTTACGCGGATTTCTCGGAGCGCGATTGTTATAATGCGTCGCCACGACGACTCAGCGATGGTTAAAAACTGAACAGTGGTATGTTAGCAAAGTCGCGGCGAATAGGCAGGGTTGTTATCAAACTCTGTGAACTGGAGCTGTTTCAAATCAAATTATGAGGTGGGGTGTTCATGGCATCGATTGATGAATCGCTAGCGCTTATTAAGCGTGGTATCGACGAGCTAATTCCCGAGGAGGAGTTAGTCGCCAAACTTAAAGAAGGGCGCCCGCTGCGTATTAAGGCTGGTTTTGATCCCACTGCGCCTGACCTTCACCTTGGCCACACGGTGCTTATTAACAAGCTGCGCCAGTTCCAGGATTTGGGTCACGAAGTCATTTTCCTGATCGGAGACTTCACCGGTATGATTGGCGACCCGTCGGGCAAGAGTGCTACCCGGCCGCCGCTGACCAGTGAGCAGGTAGCGGCTAATGCGGTTAGCTATAAAGAGCAGGTGTTCAAAATTCTGGATCCCGCCAAAACTCGCGTTGCTTTTAATTCTGAATGGATGAGCAAAATGAGCGCTGCCGACATGATTGCTTTGGCGGGGCAGTACACAGTAGCTCGCATGCTCGAACGCGACGATTTTGACAAGCGTTACACCGGTGGTCAGCCGATTGCGATACACGAATTTCTATACCCGCTCATTCAGGGATACGATTCGGTTGCCCTGAAGGCAGACGTCGAACTCGGCGGTACCGATCAGAAATTTAATCTGCTGATGGGGCGGGCGTTGCAGAAGAATTACGGTCAGAAACCGCAAGTCATATTGACGGTACCCATTCTTGAGGGTCTGGATGGGGTGCAAAAGATGTCCAAGTCGTTGGGCAACTATGTAGGTGTGAATGACGCGCCTGGTGAAATGTATACTAAGTTGCTGTCGGTACCTGATGGGCTGTTATGGCGTTACTTTGAATTGCTGAGCTTCCGGCCTTTGGCTGAAGTAGAAGAGTTTCAGGCCCAAGTAAGTTCCGGAGCTAACCCGCAGGACTATAAAAAGCTGCTGGCAGAAGAGCTGATTACGCGCTTCCATAATGAAGACGCTGCGAAGACTGCTCACAAGTCTGCGGGCAACCGTGTGGCGCTAGGCGAAATACCCGACAACGTGCCCGAGGTAAGCGTTGCGCTGGAGGGGCAGGAACAGTTGGCAATCGGTACGGTGCTGCGTATGGCCGGATTGGTCAAGAACGGCGCAGCAGCGCGGGATGTGTTGGGCCGCGGTGCTGTATTTATAGATGGCGTAAAGCTTGAGGGCGACAGAATGTTTGCCGAAGGCGACACCTGTGTTATCCAGGCCGGCAAGAAGAAGGTTGCGCGTATTACTATGGTGAAATAGGCAGACGACGGGGATTTGAACTTTTTTCAGATTGGCCGTTGACGTGTACCGAGAAGTCTGTAGAATGCGCATCTCGCTTGAGGGACAGCCGGTTACAGAGAGGCAGGAATTGAGCGGGAACTGTTTAGTAAGACGTTGAAAAGTTTAGGAAATCTGATTTAAACTTTGAACGCGAAAACGGTTGACACGGTTCGGATACGCTGTAGAATGCGCTTCTCGAATCAAGCATTACCAGCCGGTTGATTCGGTGGTTTTGGAAAGAAGATCTTCCGGAGCGGCTCGAAATACACGGTTGACAGGAAAGCGAAACGATGTATAATTCGCCTCCTGATTGAGCCACGGCTCAAACGCTCTTTAAAAAATTAACCAAGTAATTCGTGTGGGCGCTGACTGGAGTATTTCGGTAAGAAATACCAAGTCAACGACTCGTCAAGAATTGAGTTTTTGTACTTGAGCAGATTTAAGATCTTCGGATCTTGTATGATTTAAACTGAAGAGTTTGATCATGGCTCAGATTGAACGCTGGCGGCAGGCTTAACACATGCAAGTCGGGCGGAAACGATGGTAGCTTGCTACCAGGCGTCGAGCGGCGGACGGGTGAGTAATGCTTAGGAATCTGCCTAGTAGTGGGGGATAGCCCGGGGAAACTCGGATTAATACCGCATACGCCCTACGGGGGAAAGCAGGGGATCTTCGGACCTTGCGCTATTAGATGAGCCTAAGTCGGATTAGCTTGTTGGTGGGGTAATGGCCTACCAAGGCGACGATCCGTAGCTGGTCTGAGAGGATGATCAGCCACATCGGGACTGAGACACGGCCCGAACTCCTACGGGAGGCAGCAGTGGGGAATATTGGACAATGGGCGCAAGCCTGATCCAGCCATGCCGCGTGTGTGAAGAAGGCTTTCGGGTTGTAAAGCACTTTCAGCGAGGAGGAAGGCCTTAAGACTAATACTCTTGAGGATTGACGTCACTCGCAGAAGAAGCACCGGCTAACTCCGTGCCAGCAGCCGCGGTAATACGGAGGGTGCAAGCGTTAATCGGAATTACTGGGCGTAAAGCGCGCGTAGGTGGTTATGTAAGCGAGATGTGAAAGCCCCGGGCTCAACCTGGGAACGGCACTTCGAACTGCATGGCTAGAGTGTGGTAGAGGGTAGTGGAATTTCCTGTGTAGCGGTGAAATGCGTAGATATAGGAAGGAACACCAGTGGCGAAGGCGGCTACCTGGACCAACACTGACACTGAGGTGCGAAAGCGTGGGGAGCAAACAGGATTAGATACCCTGGTAGTCCACGCCGTAAACGATGTCAACTAGCCGTTGGGGATCTTGAATCCTTAGTGGCGCAGCTAACGCACTAAGTTGACCGCCTGGGGAGTACGGCCGCAAGGTTAAAACTCAAATGAATTGACGGGGGCCCGCACAAGCGGTGGAGCATGTGGTTTAATTCGACGCAACGCGAAGAACCTTACCTGGCCTTGACATGCAGAGAACTTTCCAGAGATGGATCGGTGCCTTCGGGAACTCTGACACAGGTGCTGCATGGCCGTCGTCAGCTCGTGTCGTGAGATGTTGGGTTAAGTCCCGTAACGAGCGCAACCCCTATCCCTAGTTGCTAGCAGGTAATGCTGAGAACTCTAGGGAGACTGCCGGTGACAAACCGGAGGAAGGTGGGGATGACGTCAGGTCATCATGGCCCTTACGGCCAGGGCTACACACGTGCTACAATGGCGCGCACAGAGGGCTGCAAACCCGCGAGGGGGAGCCAATCTCACAAAACGCGTCGTAGTCCGGATCGGAGTCTGCAACTCGACTCCGTGAAGTCGGAATCGCTAGTAATCGTGAATCAGAATGTCACGGTGAATACGTTCCCGGGCCTTGTACACACCGCCCGTCACACCATGGGAGTGGATTGCACCAGAAGTAGTTAGTCTAACCTTCGGGAGGACGATTACCACGGTGTGGTTCATGACTGGGGTGAAGTCGTAACAAGGTAGCCCTAGGGGAACCTGGGGCTGGATCACCTCCTTAAACGATGCCGAACGCTTCGGTCAGAGTCCACACGAATTACTTGGTTGATTAATTAAAGAGAGCAAAGGGTCTTTCAGGCCCAGCGGTCTTGTTGAAAAACAAGCGAAACCGGGTCTGTAGCTCAGTTGGTTAGAGCGCACCCCTGATAAGGGTGAGGTCGGTGGTTCAACTCCACCCAGACCCACCAGACTTGCATAGCTTTTGGGGCTATAGCTCAGCTGGGAGAGCGCCTGCCTTGCACGCAGGAGGTCAGCAGTTCGATCCTGCTTAGCTCCACCATTATACAAGTGGTCTGAATAATCTGAGAACCCTGAGAACCCTGAATGTCCTGACTTCGGTCAGTGTACAGAAAAAAGTATTTCAGTTTAGCGTCCGCTAAGTCTGAAGTTCTTCTTTCTGATCACTGGGTCAGATTTGCTCTTTAACAAATTGGATGAGATAGAACACGAATACTTTTCTCTACGGTCTTTGAGGAAAGTGTTCAAGTGATAACGATTTTTTCAAGCGTTATCCGGTGTTGTCGTTGAAGTGGTTGTTTATAACTTCGAGTGACGGTCTCTAATGTTCCCTGGAACACTCTGTTCGACTTCGGTTGAGCGGCGGTGGGCTTGAGTCATTGGCGATCAGTTGTCTTGGGGTTATATAGTCAAGCAACTAAGCGCATACGGTGGATGCCTAGGCAGTCAGAGGCGATGAAAGACGTGGAAGCCTGCGATAAGGTTCGGGGAGCTGGCAAACGAGCTGTGATCCGGACATTTCTGAATGGGGAAACCCACCCAGTTTAGGCTGGGTATCTTACACTGAATACATAGGTGTAAGAGGCGAACCGGGAGAACTGAAACATCTAAGTACCCCGAGGAAAAGAAATCAACCGAGATTCCCTAAGTAGCGGCGAGCGAACGGGGACTAGCCCTTAAGCTAGACAACTGGTAGGAGAAGGCTCTGGAAAGTGCCGCCATAGTGGGTGATAGCCCTGTATCCGAAACCTGAGTCTAGTGAAATCGAGTAGGACGGGGCACGAGAAACCTTGTCTGAATATGGGGGGACCATCCTCCAAGGCTAAATACTCCTGACTGACCGATAGTGAACCAGTACCGTGAGGGAAAGGCGAAAAGAACCCCTGTGAGGGGAGTGAAATAGATCCTGAAACCGTATGCGTACAAGCAGTCGGAGCAGACTTGTTCTGTGACGGCGTACCTTTTGTATAATGGGTCAGCGACTTATGTTCAGTGGCGAGGTTAACCGTTTAGGGGAGCCGTAGGGAAACCGAGTCTGAATAGGGCGAATTAGTCGCTGGGCATAGACCCGAAACCGGGCGATCTATCCATGAGCAGGTTGAAGGTTGAGTAACATCAACTGGAGGACCGAACCCACTGTCGTTGAAAAGCCAGGGGATGACTTGTGGATCGGAGTGAAAGGCTAATCAAGCCCGGAGATAGCTGGTTCTCCCCGAAAGCTATTTAGGTAGCGCCTCGGACGAATACCACAGGGGGTAGAGCACTGTTTCGGCTAGGGGGTCATCCCGACTTACCAACCCGATGCAAACTCCGAATACCTGTGAGTACTATCCGGGAGACACACGGCGGGTGCTAACGTCCGTCGTGAAGAGGGAAACAACCCAGACCGCCAGCTAAGGTCCCAAAATTCCAGTTAAGTGGGAAACGATGTGGGAAGGCTCAGACAGCTAGGAGGTTGGCTTAGAAGCAGCCATCCTTTAAAGAAAGCGTAATAGCTCACTAGTCGAGTCGGCCTGCGCGGAAGATGTAACGGGGCTCAAACTGGATACCGAAGCTGCGGCTGCATACTTTGTATGCGGGGTAGGGGAGCGTTCTGTAAGCCTGCGAAGGTGAGTTGAGAAGCTTGCTGGAGGTATCAGAAGTGCGAATGCTGACATGAGTAACGACAATGCGAGTGAAAAACTCGCACGCCGGAAGACCAAGGGTTCCTGCGCAACGCTAATCGGCGCAGGGTGAGTCGGCCCCTAAGGTGAGACCGAAAGGTGTAATCGATGGGAGACGGGTTAATATTCCCGTACCTTGAGTCACTGCGATGGAGAGACGGAGAAGGCTAGGTAAGCCGGGCGACGGTCGTCCCGGTTTAAGCGTGTAGGGAGGGGACTTAGGCAAATCCGGGTCCTCAATTCTGAGACGTGATGACGACTGCCCATGTGGCGGGAAGTTATTGATGCCATGCTTCCAGGAAAATCTTCTAAGCTTCAGGTGATTTGAGACCGTACCCCAAACCGACACAGGTGGTCAGGTAGAGAATACCAAGGCGCTTGAGAGAACTCGGGTAAAGGAACTAGGCAAAATGGTGCCGTAACTTCGGGAGAAGGCACGCTGGTGGTATGTGACACCCCTTGCGGGTTGAGCAGAAGCCAGTCGAAGATACCAGGCCCCTGCGACTGTTTATTAAAAACACAGCACTGTGCAAACACGAAAGTGGACGTATACGGTGTGACGCCTGCCCGGTGCCGGAAGGTTAATTGATGGGGTTAGCATTCGTGCGAAGCTCTTGATCGAAGCCCCGGTAAACGGCGGCCGTAACTATAACGGTCCTAAGGTAGCGAAATTCCTTGTCGGGTAAGTTCCGACCTGCACGAATGGCGTAACGATGGGGGCGCTGTCTCTACCCGAGA comes from the Marinobacter psychrophilus genome and includes:
- a CDS encoding anhydro-N-acetylmuramic acid kinase, with product MTAWIGLMSGTSMDGIDAVLVSFETNTIEFHARHTLAYPAELRARLELAAQNHATPDELGELDTLTGQLFAKAANAVIQQSGTPLESIGAVGSHGQTIRHQPSGSAPFSLQIANPNIIAEYTGVATVADFRRRDMAAGGQGAPLMPLFHQSFFSSVEEDRCIINLGGIANITWLPRVGTGSVYGFDTGPANALLDAWCADQTGRHFDCDGRLAEEGIVNEALLGDLFTDAYFASPAPKSTGKERFNLGWIKTRLQRYPDLLASDVQRTLLQLTVLSIAQQMPQSAAFTVYVCGGGALNPVLMRELARALSPAEVYSTEELGLDPQWVEPAGFAWLARRTVLGLSGNLPEVTGASGPRVLGAIYPA
- the argC gene encoding N-acetyl-gamma-glutamyl-phosphate reductase — encoded protein: MIKVGIVGGTGYTGVELLRVLAVHPQAQLHCITSRSEAGIPVSDLYPNLRGHFDLAFSEPDVAVLCQCDLVFFATPHGVAMRMVPELMAAGVRVVDLSADFRLKNLDVWAKWYGMPHESPEWAGKAVYGLPEVVRSELHGAQLVANPGCYPTAVQLGFLPLLENKLVDSSRLIADAKSGSSGAGRQASVGMLHGEVGESFKAYGASGHRHLPEIRQGLSQAAGTAVGVTFVPHLVPMIRGIEATLYAELHNVGDFDRLQELYEERYRDEPFVDVMPFGSHPETRSVRGANHCRMALHRQENSNVVIVTSVIDNLVKGAAGQAVQNMNVMFGLPEIMGLEAPAMLP
- a CDS encoding OapA family protein encodes the protein MFKTFPKTHITIAAAATVVVTTAMMMSPSADVEAKRMSITLDLESGAATTVVTSPPALPTLLVPGAQAKATQASNTATNVNSNLTTAVAPSTALAAEALLPGPGKPAIDVQSFDVRSGDTLSSLFKKAGFNDGIMLSVIHGTGEAKKLQRLYAGETLRFATDSEGSLAGIELQRSKLESLSITHGEDGFVGKKVVRKPEVQTAFTSGTIDGSLYLAARAAGMDDRLTMEMAGIFGWDIDFVYDVRKGDRFEVVYEELYLDGEKFGSGRILSANFVNRGEDNIAMLYTDARGETDYYSPTGSSMRKAFLRVPLNARVSSPFNLQRRHPVLDVVRPHEGTDYAAPPGTPIKAVGNGRIKFAGWKGGYGRTVVLSHGDNITTLYAHMSKLARGIKNGGRVKQGETIGYVGSSGMVTGPHLHYEFRVNGAPRNSRTVKLPDAKPIPKTELARFEKFTQQQLAQLDDLRGNEKLPLTLASGK
- the tyrS gene encoding tyrosine--tRNA ligase, with protein sequence MASIDESLALIKRGIDELIPEEELVAKLKEGRPLRIKAGFDPTAPDLHLGHTVLINKLRQFQDLGHEVIFLIGDFTGMIGDPSGKSATRPPLTSEQVAANAVSYKEQVFKILDPAKTRVAFNSEWMSKMSAADMIALAGQYTVARMLERDDFDKRYTGGQPIAIHEFLYPLIQGYDSVALKADVELGGTDQKFNLLMGRALQKNYGQKPQVILTVPILEGLDGVQKMSKSLGNYVGVNDAPGEMYTKLLSVPDGLLWRYFELLSFRPLAEVEEFQAQVSSGANPQDYKKLLAEELITRFHNEDAAKTAHKSAGNRVALGEIPDNVPEVSVALEGQEQLAIGTVLRMAGLVKNGAAARDVLGRGAVFIDGVKLEGDRMFAEGDTCVIQAGKKKVARITMVK
- the erpA gene encoding iron-sulfur cluster insertion protein ErpA; the protein is MSVVQQQVSAPLFFSNSAAAKAKELIDEEGNADLKLRVYVTGGGCSGFQYGFSFDDAQDDEDTIIERDGVKLLVDPMSYQYLVGSTVDYLEGLQGSQFVVNNPNASSTCGCGSSFSI
- a CDS encoding chloride channel protein, with the translated sequence MIRSARPLMAKMKASFRRRLSGADALPQLAVLGLLSGLVTGVVILLFRQAIEWPLGYFLPGDSFESFEQLHIITRGLLPLAGALTLGLMLHRLAIHDRKVGIVHVMERLNYHQGYISLRSAIVQFVCGVLTVVSGQSAGREGPAVHLGAAFSSLMGQWMRLPNNSIRTLVACGCAAAISASFNTPISGVIFAMEVVMMEYTMAGFTPIILAAVSAAVVNQMVYSSEPAFSVPALTMNSLLEIPWILVIAVIIGVAAAMFIKLVDVMGRFHQRPVLLRLCVAGLLMVPFALLIPQTMGIGYDTVNDTIHGQLGFWLLLVAGIAKLLITSTTIGLGMPSGVIGPTVFMGATLGGAMGLIGAKIAPELASSVGFYAMLGMGAMMGAVLQAPLAALMALMELTRNPNIILPGMLIITTSSLVTSEAFGCKSLFLTILKSQGLSYHNSPVIQALRRVSVAAIMDKSILRIQRRLTPQQARKILKSEPKWLVIDGSNGPTSLMPAVDLARFLEDSEKRLKTEDQPISEQIDLMNIPANRRDLAPVQYQATLEEALNEFDNNSAEALYVQRHVAPMIQRIHGVVLKSDIESYYQYRRS
- a CDS encoding DUF6776 family protein — protein: MVNSALQTTKTAGVGWRWLMLALMCGTFLAGGYWAGVQHGTGSERARLGQVKVERDQLEASATELRKQYQVARQQKISLERGRAIDEQALSQARQSLVALETSNAQLRLDLGFYKKIMAPASVAKGLQIDRLSIDKTPEGGFNFRLVLTQVGNNKLYQSGVVAVNLLAQPGDSAEAIRLRDVSPQIDDVGVKFRFRYFQDIKVSLTLPDGFEPLEVQVVAQPKGKETVNVQRTFLWSKLVAN